The Zalophus californianus isolate mZalCal1 chromosome 8, mZalCal1.pri.v2, whole genome shotgun sequence genome has a segment encoding these proteins:
- the PFN4 gene encoding profilin-4, giving the protein MSHLQNLLLDTLLGTKHVDSAALIKLQERSLCVASPGFSIMPGDVRTLVNGFAKNPLQTRREGLYFKEKDYKCIRADDYSLYAKNENTGVVVVKTHLYLLVATYTEGMYPSVCVEATEKLGEYLRGKGN; this is encoded by the exons ATGAGCCATTTGCAGAACTTACTGTTAGATACCCTCCTGGGAACAAAGCATGTGGACAGTGCAGCCCTCATCAAACTCCAAGAACGAAGCTTGTGTGTAGCATCACCAGGATTTAGT ATAATGCCTGGTGATGTCCGAACACTTGTGAATGGATTCGCCAAGAACCCTTTGCAAACCAGAAGAGAAGGATTGTATTTCAAGGAAAAGGACTACAAATGTATCCGGGCAGATGACTATTCTCTTTATGCTAAGAAT GAAAACACTGGTGTGGTTGTTGTGAAGACCCATCTGTATCTTCTGGTGGCAACTTACACTGAAGGCATGTATCCTAGTGTTTGTGTGGAAGCCACAGAGAAGCTGG GAGAATATctaagaggaaaaggaaattaa